One window from the genome of Dasypus novemcinctus isolate mDasNov1 chromosome 26, mDasNov1.1.hap2, whole genome shotgun sequence encodes:
- the CCDC71 gene encoding coiled-coil domain-containing protein 71, with the protein MSVVVQHVEEKAVHSWSRISTAGKKALEEALLVFNPMSQDLSATEAQLVAFLQGLRDDGFQPTVLRSGDVYGYSSCTASPPSQTKLQARAPTPAAISPPASAPRTAVRLPASRATLLPMPLSGRLAKASTPSLAKHATTNLLLSSLKQSSAGQAQGAAVGFPTHLYPGVYPAMRLSVVLEALVPLKTPMPCLSAKHKAQSLQLSLEDSSLKLQKGPGKGLGNPRPKVPRKTTNKGSKCLTHKTPRAGPRRGSGPQSKTCKATGSLGGSRVKGSSALGTKTAQTKMARTVAKAARTQVKVARTLAKTASATVAQTQAKAAQARAKAKEAKARAKAKVARLKAKMAQIKAKTKAARDKAKAKSKAARNKANVARIKAKVTRTKPRGRGRPKGSLQARTARRGQKSHPEIVGQKRKRAEEAKGLSPRKRTCLGPRSPKVRLRPATAKLLKFRAIKVDRKSSDDEVRQQAQQILRVNLSPVIRLQPLLPYSTS; encoded by the coding sequence ATGAGCGTGGTGGTGCAGCATGTGGAGGAGAAAGCTGTGCACTCCTGGTCGCGTATCTCCACGGCAGGGAAGAAAGCCCTGGAGGAGGCGCTACTTGTCTTTAATCCTATGAGTCAAGATCTCAGTGCCACAGAGGCCCAGCTTGTGGCCTTCCTACAGGGCCTGCGGGATGATGGCTTCCAGCCCACTGTCTTGCGCAGTGGCGATGTCTATGGCTACAGTTCGTGTACAGCCAGCCCTCCAAGCCAGACAAAGCTGCAGGCTCGTGCCCCTACCCCAGCTGCCATATCACCACCAGCCAGTGCTCCCCGAACTGCTGTGCGGCTGCCTGCAAGTCGGGCCACACTTCTCCCCATGCCACTTTCTGGCAGGCTCGCCAAAGCGTCCACACCATCCCTTGCCAAGCATGCTACCACCAACCTGCTGCTGAGCTCCCTGAAGCAGTCAAGTGCTGGCCAGGCCCAGGGTGCCGCAGTGGGCTTTCCTACCCACCTCTACCCAGGCGTCTACCCTGCCATGCGACTCTCTGTCGTTCTTGAGGCTCTGGTTCCACTAAAGACCCCCATGCCCTGCTTGAGTGCCAAGCACAAGGCACAGTCACTGCAGCTGTCACTTGAGGACTCTTCCCTGAAGCTGCAGAAAGGTCCAGGGAAAGGTTTGGGGAATCCCCGGCCCAAGGTTCCCAGAAAAACCACAAACAAGGGCTCCAAGTGTCTGACTCACAAAACCCCCAGGGCCGGACCCCGACGAGGCTCTGGGCCCCAGAGCAAGACCTGCAAAGCCACGGGGTCACTTGGTGGCTCACGAGTGAAAGGGAGCTCTGCTTTGGGTACCAAAACAGCCCAGACCAAGATGGCTCGAACAGTGGCCAAAGCTGCTCGTACCCAGGTAAAGGTGGCTCGAACATTGGCCAAGACTGCCTCAGCCACAGTGGCTCAGACTCAGGCCAAAGCTGCCCAGGCCCGGGCCAAAGCTAAGGAGGCCAAGGCCCGGGCCAAAGCCAAGGTGGCGCGGCTTAAGGCCAAGATGGCACAAATCAAGGCCAAGACAAAGGCAGCACGGGACAAGGCCAAGGCCAAATCCAAGGCAGCACGTAATAAAGCCAACGTTGCGCGAATCAAGGCCAAGGTGACTCGGACCAAGCCCAGGGGCAGAGGTAGGCCCAAAGGGTCTCTTCAGGCCAGGACTGCGAGGAGAGGCCAGAAAAGCCATCCTGAGATTGTGGGACAGAAGCGGAAAAGGGCCGAGGAGGCAAAGGGGCTTTCTCCCCGGAAGAGAACATGTCTTGGACCCCGATCCCCGAAGGTGCGGCTAAGGCCTGCCACAGCAAAGTTGCTGAAGTTCCGGGCCATCAAGGTTGACAGGAAGTCTTCAGATGATGAGGTACGGCAGCAGGCTCAACAGATCCTCCGTGTGAACCTGTCCCCGGTGATCCGCCTCCAGCCGCTGCTGCCATACTCCACATCCTGA